The genomic segment ttttttttcactATTACGCTGAGTCTTATAAATAGATATACTCAAAGGTTTTTTTAGATCAAGGCATGACGGATAATAGAAATTAATTAGTATGAGTTGGTAAATATCAAATTGAACCAAGTTGATATTGCTGTACACATACAATTCCAAGAATGGGAATGTGCTACAGGCATTTTAAAAGCAGCAACCTACACAAAAAAGAATGGCAGCTCTAATTTGCTGTatgaagagaattagaatagaatgaactACTGAGTTTTAGAATTGAGGGATACTTTTACTAAGCCAGCTCAAAATTCACAAAAATATGTGCAAGCTTTTAAGTTGTCCAGAATACTTAATTGACTAACTAGTAACAAAATAAGAGAGGGATAGCAAGAAAACAGGCTGAATTTGAAGCTCTGGCATCTGTACTCAGTTAAATCTTGAAACATAAGAAGGGGTTTTAAATTTAATAGGATTTTTTTCGAGCAACATTTTGTCAAAACAATATACCATAATGGATCAGAGTAGTTATTATATGtcctttatagatggcattttctgtttttaagaaaTGGAACATGTGCGAGGATAACGAGCTTCAGTAAACAGCTGTTTGCTTGATATTATCCTATTTGTTTATAATAAAATGCTAAATTTAGTTTATGCACTACAGCTAACCTTTGTCTAGTAGCTAGTTCTTGGTTGAACACCCATCTGTTACAGAATTATCTTTTTGTTGAATTTCTGCTTTTCTGCCTTGATTGCGATAGAGCAGTCATGATCTCATCTTCACCATGTGAATTataaagaactttttttaaaaaaaaaaaaaaagctgctgcTTCAAATAATTTGTTAGCCTTTGAAGTTATTTGTAGAATTGCTGAACGCTTAGGAAGTTTTGCAGCTGTACTGTGCTTGTCAGTTTCTTTAATTTAATGGTAATGATTTTTGCTTATAAGATTGCATGTATTCTGGATTTTGCCTGTTTGCTGTGTAAGAAACAGTTGTTGCTTCTACACTTTTCCTAAGTTATATCTGTTACAATATTATAAACAAACCCAGGCTATGCACTGGAGTTAACTTTATTCTATCTCTCCATATTGGATAATGCCCTAATGGGACAGGCCTTCTTTAATATACTTGCAAAAGCACTCTTTATCCAAAGAGTAGTGTGCTTTTGCAGATGTATATGCTTATTTTTTCTGATGACTAGAACAGTCTATGACTATATGAAACTGCTGATACGACACACCAAAATAACATATTAAATGTAATTGTGTTTTCTGTCAACTTTGACAGGAAGGTTGTTAGTGAACAGTGCTATgtgaacacattttttttctccaaatctaATTGTTGAATGATTGGCCAAATATGTTGAcgatttatttaaacaaatatagGTGCACCTAATTCTTTTTTGAGTTAACAATGAGGCAAGTATGAACATTTACATTTGGTGCAACACACATCCTGTTCACTTAAAGTAACCTTTTCATTTAGAAATGCAGCAGGGTACAAAAATCAGTGTATTTTATTATACCAGTCTTTGCATTTTTgactaaaataattttatgtctTCTGATACACATTTGGTTTAAAATAAGGCAAAATGTAGAAACAGTATACTGTGGCAAATAATTTGGTGTAGTATGCTTGTTTCAGTTAGTAGAAACTACAGCTTATTAGCCTGTTATGGCATGAATGCCTCAAATGCTTCCGCTATGCTGAGAACAATTATTTATCTAAACATAACATGAGAATTAAGAGGAAACCCACTGAGCTGATATTTGACTACAAACGTATTTTAGCGtggttttgtttttgaaaatgttttcctttcttcagtgctgtatttatatgtaaatttgaagaacaaaactctttatataatgtaatatcaaaaaattaattttaaactctAAGTCTGTATAACTGCTTCTGTAATTTCAAACAGAAGAGTATATGGGAATAGACAATATTTGGTACAAGTCTGACTTGAAATCTAAGCCTTCGGTATATTGGATCTCTTTGTCACACAATATAGTTTCCTCTTGACTATACTGGTTCTATGAACCACTTTTAAACATTATGTATTAAAATGCTTAACTTCTATTTCCATTGATTTATTTCTCAGGTTTAGGTTTCtaagattttatttatattaatttatttgtattggTAATTGCAATTAATAATATACATTGTGAACATTTCTGAACTTGTCACAAACACTTAAGGGCCTTATTAAAATGACAAGTTTTAAAAGTTTAACATTAGCTTTATGATGCACAACCATGGTTTTTGGTAATTCTTTACAAGTATATGGCACATATTTCCTTGACTTTGCTATAATAGTTAacaaattttatatttgtttaagCTGAGAGATAAATGCAAACTTAAACATTAggattaagaagaaaaataactatAATTACTATGCTGGATATAGTTGTCAACAGACATAATGATACCTGCAATACCTATAGTCCTCAGGTAATGACCCttattgggactggaatttcttttgctaagcaaaGAGGTCATAAAACAAAGCATCATGTGACGATGCTGCTTAACAACGGCAGTCCCAGCAGCGGTTGTTAAACAAAGGTATGTGACTGTCctcctgccagcttctccattgattttgcttgtcagaagcgaGATGGGACggcacaaatggtgatcacatcttGTCACGATCCATTCCTAGCTTGGTCCCTGCCAGCCCCAAGCCTTGATTCTTCCAAAGAATCTTGGAATTCTTCCAAAAGACACACTCAGGGAATCACTCAGCCAAAAGAACCAATTGTCCTGTTCAAGCTGTGTCTTGCTCCTCCCACctgcctctctcttccccttctctgtcTCACCTTGTAGAGAATAGTTGAGATGAAGATCCTGTTATATTCCGTCACCCTCTGCTAACCATCATCATCTTCCTCTCCCCACCCTTGGGCTGGCTAATGACGGCTGGCTTCAAGTCCATAGCACCAGGGATGGCACAGCAGCAAATAGCAATGGCAGAATAAACAGCATCCTTATCTCGGCCATGCAGTGCAGGATAAGCAAAAGGGCAGATTCGAGCCCAGTGCTGTCACAGCCCGTCCATTGGGGCTTGGGGCCAGCAAGCCCAGGGGAGGGGAGCAAAGAAGACCCATATCAGCTGGGGGTTGGGACAGTGGAGTACAGTGATCTCTTCTTCTTGGACATGGCGTCTAGGGCAGTCGAAAGaaaagagatgggggaggggggaagatagGTAAGTgagaagagctgaagcagaggctGTTCACACAAGGCAAGAGGTGACTTCGGGaagctacaatggttgtaaatgtgggtTGGtcatcaagcatccaaattttgattccaTGATGATAGGGACactgtgaaggtcataaatgcaaTGCTGGTTGTGTCCATTTTTTTCAGCAGTGTAGTAAATTCAAATAGTTACCGAATGGTCATTATCCAAGGAGTaccaaaaacacattttaaaatttttatttccttttgaaagAAACCATGTTTCAGAAGTTTCCTGTAATCTTATCACATCAATATTTCTTATTTTGCCTACGTAGAAAATGTTTTTATATCTAACACAATATACCTACAATATAGTCTTAGCATTACCCACTCAGAATTATTGCACAAGAAACACCTTAATTTTGCagaacttgacagttttaagtaAGCTGAACATACTCTCCAAAGTCTTTTTCATTTCAATGGAAACATCTCCAGTCCACTTAAGATCCTTTTTTTTCCCGCTTCCTCTTCAGtgataaagaatttttttatattTGGAATTTGGAATCTGTCCTCGTGATTTCAGTCGTCTGACTGCTTCACGCAAATGCTTGGGTTGCAGAGGTGGCGATTCTCCCCATTTTTCACATACATCTAACGCTGTGCAAGACAAAAGTAAATCTATTATGCTAGCTGCCCAGTCACTGGATTAGAGCTGTGCAGATGTGATAGCAAAATCATATTTCTACATTCATTTTAGCTAAAGCAGTTACTGTGCATCTACAGAATCATTACTTTTTCTATACCCTGCTTATTTTGTGCAGTTCAGTGTAGTACACATAGTGCTTCTGCCTTCTGTTTGCCTCACAAAAACTAATCTAGGAGGGGGGTTAGGCTGTGAAAAAGTGACTAACCCACTCAATCAACTTAATGCCTAAGGGAGGATTAGAACTGTTTCTAGTCAAAAGCACTCTAaacactgcaccaaactggcctCTTAATGTTCTAAACTCTTCATAGAAAGCCTGTGAATATTAACAAAATATGTTGTCTCTGCTGCACATACACTTTTGTAAAATAGTAGAATTTTTTTGTGTTtgtaagcaatgggtggaaaataagtaAAAGCATTTGTGGGTATATTGTATTACTGttattacagaaaaagaaaaattgtctgaacaacaattttattcatttatacttAATTTAAGTATCCCCTTTGCCAACTACAAAAAAGCAAATATGCAGCTGATAATATTTGTTTGCCTTGATTGAACAATTTTGTTTCTCTTAAAAATACTGACCTGTTATATATTAAGTAGCaatatacatagcaatagcaatagcagttagacttatataccacttcatagggctttcagccctatctaagcggtttacagagtcagcatatcacccccacagtctgggtcctcatttcacccacctcggaaggatggaaggctaagtcaaccttgagccggtgagattagaaccgctgaactgcagataacagtcagctgaagtggcctgtagtactgcaccctaaccactgcgccacctcatgttagggaaaataataatatttaggaGTAAAATACTGCATAAAATAGCAATAGGTAAAACTTGATGTTCTGGTTTTCTGACTTCGATATAGCTATAACACAACATCTGGAAGACATTTTTTACCACACAACTATTTACAAGATGGATTActaaaagctaaataaaatatatacatgaaAGAATAGCTAGATTGTAGTAATTAGCAAGGTATGTCTTCAGTTAATGGAAGCTACAAACAACTAAGAACTAGATTATTCTTATACTTACCCTCTTCAACTACTTCTCCAACGAAGACTTTAGAAATTCCTGACATGGCAATAACAACGTTCTGAGACACGGAGGTTCCAGTAATTGACTGGATCAGCTGAGAAAGGAAGCAATTCCAGAGAATCCCATTTTTTAGATATTTCTTTTACTTCCAATTCTGAACACTACTGTGTACAATAGCATTCCCTTATCATCCATAAGCCACAGATAACATAGCCCCATGGATGGTGAGATTGCTGGAAAGCATGACACCTTTTAATGTTTTcagaggatggagagagagaatgggaacaGAAAGTCTTTTGAAAGCAAACCCACTCCCTACTTAAAAtccattaggtttaggtttaggtttattagatttataagacgcccttctcccaaggactcagggcggcgtacaacattaaaagaaacacataatacaaaagttttaaaaaataaatagaataatccaaacaaacccaataagaattgacaataacattttaaaaaaatcaaattttgaattaaaattaacaatgatcaataatttattttgttttgttcaggccaggctggcatTAATTCCCCCACAGCCCAATTCTGTGCATTGAAATTGATGGCTTTCAGGACAGAAATGGAAGAAACTACCTCCAGTTCccactttactttttaaaaagaaaaaccctagtACTTTACATTGAAAAGTGAAAAAAGGCAACCATTTTCAACAGCTCAAACCTGAGGTGCTAGAAGGCTGCAGAGATAATCCCAGGGATGCATGTGAGTTTTCCATCTTAGTGTCAGCAGCAAAATTTTATGGTAAATTGATTGTGAGACAAGTTACTAGTGCATGATAATCAATACACATCAACAAATCTGTGAGGGAGATGGACtgtttctaaatttgataaataactgGGGTCTCTGGAGCTCTTTGACCTTGGTTGTTATAAAtaaccaaacaaacaaatacatgcaataaataaatcttaCCCGTTTAATAGCAGCCTTAGGGAAAGCTGATCGTCGATACATTTCATATCGATTTAGCTGTTCTTCAGAAAAAGAGGAAACCAGAATTCTGTGACAAACAATAATTACAGCACTTATTTAAAATTACAGAGTGAGAAAGTTACTGAGATTGTATAACATTCTGTTGATAAACACCGAGTTAAATCTAGCATTTTATTTCAGAGGTGATATTTCCTGAATTTTGCTCTAAACATTCTAGTTAAAGGCGGGTGACTTTGCCTATTTTTTCTAGCCTAGAAGCCTTTCAGTACAATTTCCCACAATGTCTAGAAGGTCCCATTCACAGAAAACCATTGGGTTTCGGGGGGggaaatagaaattttaaaaaagccaaaATATCTCCTATTGCAGTGCTTCTTAAACATgcttcccacttttaaaaattatgaaccCCCAAAGAGCCTTCTTTTGTAcatgttgtatttatttttaccatattaaaaataaaaaaattatgcatCTATGGAGTAACTACtgcaatatataataaataataatgataatcttTGAATTATGACTCCAATTGGAACTGCAGTTTCCCAACTAAGTGATGAAGTTGTAAAGCAATTCACTCcgcaaaagtttttctttttggaaTGGGGAAATGCACatatgtaaattaataaaaacagtTCAAAGGAGAAAGAACAGCCTAATGCCAAGTGATAATTACTTTAAGCTAATTGGCAAAAGGATAGCTTTGCACTGATAGTTCAGTGGAAGAATTCTTGCCTGCCATGTGGGAGGCCTGGTATGAGCCAATGTGGGGGATTTCCCTTTTTTGAGAGAGACAGTTTGGTATAGTAGTTAGGGTTTCACACTAGGAATGACAGACTATGAAttatagtcccaccttaggcacaaaggcagctgaatgaccttgggctagtcactttctctcagctctaggaagatgCAATGGGACACCACTTCTGAAAAGCcttgcaagaaaactgcatggacctgtctaggttattattattattgtatgccattattacattagccaggagaccaCAATGTTTGCAGAATAGTAGGTTGGCTGCCAATTTCCCAGCCCTGTTGTATGACATGCTCACATACTTCCCAAGCTGTACCACAGGAGGGCGAGCTGGCTTTGcaccagaaagaaagacaggcagCTCTTTCTGCAGTGTCATCCTaggccccctcccttcttttgagCTGCCTTGTAAACAGGTGCTGCAACTGGGAAAATTCAGAGCCAGCAGGAATCCTACTCCCTGCACAGAACAGCAACTCatctccccaccaaagtggtacctatctatctattcacATAGAACATGCTTTTAAAATGTTAGGTGGACAGAAGATGAGACAAgggacgggagctcaccctaACATAGAATGCTAGCACTCGAACTGCTAGAACAGAGATCATCTCCAGCCTTATTAAGTCACTAAGCCACTACGGCTCATATTTGTCtgggtcagtgatggctaacctttttgttgaggTGTGCCAAAAGGGGGGAGCGTGGGGGGATCGCACAT from the Thamnophis elegans isolate rThaEle1 chromosome 5, rThaEle1.pri, whole genome shotgun sequence genome contains:
- the TAF11 gene encoding transcription initiation factor TFIID subunit 11 → MAEAVEPGKENGLLPVVSSPSSVESSVVAIEVAERQEKEPVEIKEEVQIVEIKCKETCELIPGELEDSTSQSIAAKKIKIELKEKKEKKNKVDEDEIQKMQILVSSFSEEQLNRYEMYRRSAFPKAAIKRLIQSITGTSVSQNVVIAMSGISKVFVGEVVEEALDVCEKWGESPPLQPKHLREAVRRLKSRGQIPNSKYKKILYH